One Lemur catta isolate mLemCat1 chromosome 26, mLemCat1.pri, whole genome shotgun sequence DNA window includes the following coding sequences:
- the CXXC4 gene encoding CXXC-type zinc finger protein 4, producing the protein MNTNVCVEPGPGPEAPGLPKESHLPEGALGGLADYSAEVERYRSFASSFYKGGGGGAFPQAAKIARITTPIFPGSAAAAAAAARIGMSPWNCDSAATAMLWGSGGGGGGRKPSSSSSSSSSSSSSAAAAAAPAAPAAPSPAGLPAGGGRAGAHPRGDAARLGKEPALQMANGTFLPGLGPEPCRPLAGECGSKLKCGAAEAELLNLPERVGAFPALPALGGLSLPPGVIVMTALHSPAAAAAAVSDSAFQVANLADCPQAHAAPSSAAAAGGPGGATPAKKKRKRCGVCVPCKRLINCGVCSSCRNRKTGHQICKFRKCEELKKKPGTSLERTPVPSAEAFRWFF; encoded by the coding sequence ATGAACACCAACGTGTGCGTGGAGCCGGGCCCGGGCCCCGAGGCGCCGGGGCTGCCCAAGGAGAGCCACCTGCCCGAGGGCGCGCTGGGCGGCCTGGCGGACTACAGCGCCGAGGTGGAGCGCTACCGCTCCTTCGCCTCCTCCTTCTAcaagggcggcggcggcggcgccttCCCGCAGGCGGCCAAGATCGCGCGCATCACCACGCCGATCTTCCCGggcagcgccgccgccgccgcggccgccgcgcgCATCGGCATGTCGCCCTGGAACTGCGACAGCGCGGCCACCGCCATGCTCTGGGGcagcggcgggggcgggggcggcaggaagccctcctcctcctcctcctcctcctcttcctcctcctcctccgccgccgccgccgccgcccccgccgcccccgccgccccctccccggcgGGGCTGCCCGCGGGCGGCGGCAGGGCGGGCGCGCACCCCCGCGGGGACGCGGCGCGCCTGGGCAAGGAGCCCGCGCTGCAGATGGCGAACGGCACCTTCCTCCCGGGCCTGGGCCCCGAGCCCTGCCGGCCGCTGGCGGGCGAGTGCGGGAGCAAGCTCAAGTGCGGCGCGGCCGAGGCGGAGCTGCTGAACCTGCCCGAGCGCGTGGGCGCCTTCCCCGCGCTGCCGGCGCTCGGGGGCCTGTCGCTGCCGCCCGGCGTCATCGTGATGACGGCCCTGCactcccccgccgccgccgccgccgccgtctcGGACAGCGCCTTCCAGGTGGCCAACCTGGCGGACTGCCCGCAGGCGCACGCCGCGCCCTCGTCGGCCGCCGCGGCGGGCGGGCCCGGCGGCGCCACCCCCGCCAAGAAGAAGCGCAAGCGCTGCGGGGTGTGCGTGCCCTGCAAGCGCCTCATCAACTGCGGCGtctgcagcagctgcaggaaCCGCAAAACGGGACACCAGATCTGCAAGTTCAGGAAGTGCGAGGAGCTCAAGAAAAAACCTGGCACTTCGCTAGAG